In Leishmania donovani BPK282A1 complete genome, chromosome 28, one DNA window encodes the following:
- a CDS encoding serine hydroxymethyltransferase (SHMT-L) produces MILRAAPASTHCRRSSSLPGNASLRDHDPEVHQLIHREMRRQIEGLELIASENFTSRAVLDCLGSVLTNKYAEGLPGNRYYGGTEVVDELEKLCVRRALAAFCLDAAVWGVSVQPYSGSPANLAVYTALLRPHDRMMGLSLQAGGHLTHGFYTATKRLSASSIFFESLPYSITPKGLVDYDQLAYLADIYKPRLIIAGGSAYPRDWDYKRYRQICDSVGAYFMVDMSHFSGLVAAREHNDPFEYADVVTTTTHKTLRGPRSGMIFFKKSIKQGKENVHLEDSISSAVFPALQGGPHLHQIAGIATQLKEVASPEWRTYIKQVKANAKALAATLTEGGETLVSDGTDNHLLLWNLRPHGLTGSKLEKLLDMVNITVNKNTIFGDKSAQAPYGIRLGTPALTTRALQEEDFRRVGQFLIRSVQLSKEVQKSAGSTKLADFVKAAETSKALQEMAEEVKAYARQFPYPGLESAYPIQ; encoded by the coding sequence ATGATCCTGCGGGCGGCCCCCGCCTCCACGCACTGTCGCCGAAGCTCGTCTCTGCCCGGCAACGCGTCTCTCAGAGACCATGATCCTGAGGTGCACCAGCTTATTCACAGAGAGATGCGCCGGCAGATAGAAGGGCTAGAGCTGATTGCGTCGGAGAACTTTACCTCCCGCGCGGTGCTTGACTGCCTCGGGTCCGTCCTCACGAACAAGTACGCAGAGGGTCTGCCTGGGAACCGCTACTACGGCGGCACGGAGGTCGTCGACGAGCTCGAGAAACTAtgcgtgcggcgcgcacTCGCAGCATTCTGCTTGGATGCGGCCGTATGGGGCGTCAGCGTGCAGCCGTACAGCGGCTCACCTGCCAACCTGGCCGTCTACACCGCCCTGTTGCGCCCGCATGACCGCATGATGGGTCTCTCACTGCAGGCGGGCGGCCACCTCACACACGGCTTCTACACCGCAACGAAGCGTCTCTCGGCCTCCTCGATCTTCTTCGAGAGCCTCCCGTACTCCATCACGCCGAAGGGCCTCGTCGACTACGATCAGCTAGCGTACCTGGCGGATATCTACAAGCCACGGCTTATCATTGCCGGCGGCTCCGCCTACCCGCGCGACTGGGACTACAAGCGCTACCGCCAAATCTGCGACAGCGTTGGTGCCTACTTCATGGTGGACATGTCCCACTTTTCTGGCCTGGTTGCCGCCCGGGAGCACAACGACCCGTTTGAGTACGCCGATGTAgtgaccaccaccacccacaaGACGCTGCGCGGGCCTCGGTCTGGCATGATCTTCTTCAAGAAGTCGATAAAGCAGGGCAAGGAGAACGTGCACCTGGAGGATTCtatcagcagcgccgtcttccCCGCGCTGCAGGGTGGCCCACACCTACACCAGATCGCCGGCATCGCCacgcagctgaaggaggtggcATCGCCGGAGTGGCGCACCTACATAAAGCAGGTGAAGGCGAACGCCAAGGCCCTGGCCGCCACCCTCACGGAGGGTGGGGAGACGCtcgtcagcgacggcaccgacAACCACCTTCTTCTGTGGAACCTCCGCCCGCACGGCCTCACAGGCTCCAAGTtggagaagctgctcgaCATGGTCAACATCACGGTGAACAAGAACACCATCTTTGGCGACAAAAGCGCTCAGGCGCCGTACGGCATACGTCTTGGCACGCCAGCACTCACCACCCGCGCCCTCCAGGAGGAGGACTTCAGGCGGGTCGGCCAGTTCCTCATTCGCTCGGTTCAACTCTCCAAGGAGGTGCAGAAGTCCGCCGGCTCTACGAAGCTCGCCGACTTCGTGAAGGCCGCCGAGACCTCGAAGGCGTTGCAGGAGATGgccgaggaggtgaaggcgtATGCGCGTCAGTTCCCGTACCCCGGCCTGGAGAGCGCCTATCCCATTCAGTAG